TCTCACGCTCTATAACACCATGCCTGCCGCATTCGTATCACGAATGCGATTTCAGGCGTTCTCGAATGTCATGTCATTCAACCAACGGATTTCTAAACAACTGACAAACTACAACCTTAGTTTATCCGCTCTGTGTGCTCTTTCCCCCGAGCGCACGTTAATTACAGATGGCGCTAAAAGACCAAAACCTGTTCCCCGAAACAGATTAAAATACCCCCCAAACGTGAAGATCAGCGCGCTCAATATAATTAGAAATTACAGACCAGTCAATCAAATATCCGATTTTTGGTAAAAGAACGAAAAAGAATCCACTAAGAGGCACTACTTCGAGCTCTGAGGTACGGCTCTGCGGTACTGCTTCCCTGGCGGCCGTTACCGCAGCTTTGCGATGAGCGCCTGCGACTTCCTTCGAAACCGAGCCTGAGCAGAACCCATCCGTGCCAAGCACAAGAAAACGTGGTCGGCTAATTTGAACTGCACAGGATGTAGCAAACGCCTTTACTCAGGCGTTTTCCCTGAGAAAAACGCCGAGCAGCTAAGGATCCCGGCGCGCCGGGAGGTCCACAAAACCAAGTTGCCCCCAGCAGTGCAATTCCTCGGAGATTTTCCCCTTTTTATGCTGGCATCAGCCCCGAACTGCGCGGCGGCGGTAGCCACCCAACAGGGTCAATCCGCTGATCGCCAGTAACACCACCGAGGCGGGCTCCGGAACGGGTTGCACGTTGTAAATCGCCACGTCGTTGCCGCCCGTCAGGCTGCTGCCACCCTGCGTACCGGTCCAGTTGGCCAGATACGTGATTTGGCCGGTGTAACCACCGCCAATATTGACCGTGCCCCCTTCGCTTGTGCCGTTGAACAAGGTCGAGAACGCGCCGGAGTCAGCCCGGCTCATAATGTAGTATACATCCGAAGGACTGGGCACGAAGCCGTTGATTACTGAAAGGCCAAGAACCGACGAACTGTTGAGTGCAACGCTGCCGGAAGCGTTGGTGAAGTTCAGTTGGTCGTAGTTAGACGAGGTATTGCCTGGTGTGTTTCCAGCAATTTCAATCGACAAACCGCCGGTCGATGAAAACGGTGCTGTTAATGAACTCACGTTCAAAACGCCCGGGCTGTCGCCCGGTGCGATCGTACCATTGACGTTGAAAGCGCCCGTTAACGTTGCGGTACCAGTGCCGCCGAGTATCGCGTTGGCAGCGACCGTGACCGCGGTCGCGGTCAAAGTGCTGTTCAGTTGCGCCGTACCGACATTGACGTTAAAGTTATTCGTGGTAATCGTGCCACCAAACACTTGTGTACCACTGCCGATTTTGGTAACGGCGTTACCCGAGCCACCTGACATGCTGATTGTGCCTGTATAGTTTCCATTGGCATTGTTGTCTCCAACGGTTAACGTTTTCGAGTTGCTTGTGGTCTTCGTAATGGCGCCACCGCCCGACAATCCGTTGATCTGAAGACTCGCGACGTTCAAGTTAAGTGTTCCGCCGCTATTTATGATGACATTTCCTGCGCCTGCACCATGCGGAAGTAAATTATCTGTATTCAAAACGCGCAGTTGGCCGCCGCTTTGGATAGTCGTATCACCATTGTAGGCCTTCGCAACGGTTTCAAACGTAACAAGTTCGTTCGACGAGCCACCACCGGTAATATTAACTCCCCATGTTTGCCCGGAAGCGGCGGTCAGAGTGTTATTGACGAGGAAGCTACTAGAAGTGTTGGTCGTATTGTTGAATGTGGCGGTAAACGATCCGCTAGAACCGTTGCCCAATTGAATGGGCGCGTCAATGACAAGCAGCCCGCTAGTGGCGGTCAAAGCCACCGTGCTTCCAGACGAGTCGGTAGAGGTTAAAATCAAAGTACCTGCCGGCGACCCAGCCTGAATATCAATTCCCTTGCCACCAGTTCCAGCTGCGACATTCACACCGCCGACCGTTTGACTCGTTGCATCTAGGGTTATTGCGTTGCCAGTGCCGGCCAACGTATTTGTGAATGTAGCCTCGTCGCTTGAGCCAGGTAAACTTGGATTGCTGCTCCAGTTGGCGCCATTATTCCAACTACCGGTTCCGGTGGGAACCCAATTCACCGTTGTAGCGCCGACCGTAGTTGAAAGCACAAACACAGCAGCCACTACGACAAAGTAAAACAAACCACTCGGCCAAGCTTTGGCACAGCGGCTGGCTTTGATATAGGGGGAGAGAAAAAAGACGCGAGGCGATGAAGCCGAGTTCATTGGCAAATCTCCAAAGACGCAAAGCGCAGACGTTTAAGCCAAATGGCAAGTACGTTTGCTCTTCTCTGCTCTCTGGAATCGCCACTCTCTGCACGCTCCTCGCGCAGAATTCAACGCTCTTCCTTGACCGGTACACCGCAGATAGCCTGCCTCAAGGCCGAATGATGCGGTTCCCCAAAAAACCCCAAACTGGACAAAATATAACCAGCAGCTCCGGCGCAGTCAACAAAATTGGATAAATTAGTATGAAAACATAAGCTCAATTCGGGCTGCTGCATTGGCATTGCTTTCTAAGTACCTCCTAGCCAGAATTTTATGAATTAATCGGCTGCGGCCGGGAATTGTTGTTTCCGTCGTAACTCTTGCTTAGTGGCGGGGTTAAATGGGTTGCCCCAGATAGTGTAAGCATGCTGGGTCAGTGGGAATTAACCGATTGTCAATATACTGGGGATAGGGATCCTTAATCTCCGCGAATCACGGCGGGCTCACCCTGAGCGTTTGCCATAAACCGCTAACAACACGGTGGCGTGATGCAACGGCATATTGTGTTTTGCACGATGGTGGGGTTGTGCGCTATGCTTTTAGCGCCCGTACTGCAGGCGGCCGACTCCACATTTGTGGGTGTCTTGTCCTTGGCCACTGAAGACTCGGTCGCCAAGCAATTGGGGCTTTCGGACGACGCCCGGGCTGCATTGGATCGGCTGATCAAGCAGCGCGAGGACGATGCGCTGGAATTGTCGCAACAGATTAAGGACCTGTCGCCTGATGAACGGGAAACGAAACTCGCCGCGTTCCGCAGCGAATCGGAGCAGATGGGGCTGAAATTATTGAGCGACGAACAGTGGAATCGCTTACAGCAGGTTCGCTTGGGGCGCGACGGATTGGCTTCGCTGGCCGACCCAAGCATTGCCAAACAACTCCAGCTTACGGCGGACCAGCAGACAAAAATCGCCGAGATCATGAAGGAGCGCGAAAAACAGTTGGCCAGGGCCACGCCACAACAACAGAAAAATTTATTGGCGTATTACGAACGGGCACTGGGCGATGTGATCACCCCGGAGCAACACACGAAGTGGGAATTATTGGCCGGCGGACCAAGCACCGATGCTGATGCCAAGCCGGCCGACAGCGTGGCGCAATCCACCGATGGCGCGGCGAAAACAAGTGACGGCTCGGCAAAGCCGACCGATAACGCTTCCAAAACCGCCGCCGATGCTGCGGCCGCACCGTCGAATTCCAGCGCGGCCAATTCGGCTGCGTCGAATGCCCCTGCACCCAATACTGCGGCGTCAAATCCCGCCAGTGCCGCACCAAATTCCGGCAATTCTGCGTCCAGTAGCGCTGGCAAAAGCTCCGGGAAAACCGCGGCTGCTCCAGCCGGTCTGAAACGGACCGACAACGGCAAAATCCTGTTCAACTTCCGCTATGCGCCCTGGAAAGACGTCCTGGAATTGTTCGCCGAAAAAGCCGATCTGTCGCTAGTGATGGATCAGCCGCCGCCGGGCACATTCAATTATCAGGACGATCGGGCGTACAGCATTGGCGATGCTATCGACGTGCTCAACAGCGTGTTGCTCACACGAGATTATACGCTGATTCGCCGCGACCGGATGCTGATGGTGGTGAGCCTGAAAGACGGCATTCCGCCGAATTTGATTCCCATGATTTCGCTCGACGAACTTGCGGACCGCGGCAAGTATGAGTTGGTTTGCGCGGCATTTCCCATCAACAATATGAGCATCGACGAGGCTACGCAAATCATTAAACCGCTGTTGAGCATGCAAGGCGCTTTGCAAGGCACCGTGGTGCCGCTGCCGCAGGCGCGCGAACTTT
The nucleotide sequence above comes from Pirellulales bacterium. Encoded proteins:
- a CDS encoding PEP-CTERM sorting domain-containing protein (PEP-CTERM proteins occur, often in large numbers, in the proteomes of bacteria that also encode an exosortase, a predicted intramembrane cysteine proteinase. The presence of a PEP-CTERM domain at a protein's C-terminus predicts cleavage within the sorting domain, followed by covalent anchoring to some some component of the (usually Gram-negative) cell surface. Many PEP-CTERM proteins exhibit an unusual sequence composition that includes large numbers of potential glycosylation sites. Expression of one such protein has been shown restore the ability of a bacterium to form floc, a type of biofilm.), whose product is MAGTGNAITLDATSQTVGGVNVAAGTGGKGIDIQAGSPAGTLILTSTDSSGSTVALTATSGLLVIDAPIQLGNGSSGSFTATFNNTTNTSSSFLVNNTLTAASGQTWGVNITGGGSSNELVTFETVAKAYNGDTTIQSGGQLRVLNTDNLLPHGAGAGNVIINSGGTLNLNVASLQINGLSGGGAITKTTSNSKTLTVGDNNANGNYTGTISMSGGSGNAVTKIGSGTQVFGGTITTNNFNVNVGTAQLNSTLTATAVTVAANAILGGTGTATLTGAFNVNGTIAPGDSPGVLNVSSLTAPFSSTGGLSIEIAGNTPGNTSSNYDQLNFTNASGSVALNSSSVLGLSVINGFVPSPSDVYYIMSRADSGAFSTLFNGTSEGGTVNIGGGYTGQITYLANWTGTQGGSSLTGGNDVAIYNVQPVPEPASVVLLAISGLTLLGGYRRRAVRG